One part of the Rutidosis leptorrhynchoides isolate AG116_Rl617_1_P2 chromosome 1, CSIRO_AGI_Rlap_v1, whole genome shotgun sequence genome encodes these proteins:
- the LOC139895695 gene encoding uncharacterized protein — protein MDEWLGEFSGAQSNIDPSHSYGHLRSCSPVLGAGRPRGVRGGCRVATVGRIRVGSWNIGTLTGKRIELVDTFLKSKVDIVCVQETRWKGEEAIEIQDYKLWYSGSRIARNGVGIFLGKLHKDNVVDVGRFSDRIMSVSLIIKEETFTVISAYAPHAGLGDAEKKSFWELLDEVVRGCPADHRLIIGGDLNGHIGVEAEGYEGAHGGFEFGPRNEEGRSILEFAIAHELVVANSFFKKRDAQLATFHSGGRSTQIDFLLLRKGELRTCKDCKVLPALTCSSQHRLLVMDLVTRGRVGRRARAVQPRILWKNLYGANAETFRAIVVNRLSVEEDYVAPTDADQIWNRMASTIRDVAKETLGVAIGTSRAHKSRRESWWLSDDVQSKVALKQTRFKELITLGEGTPEERTRVEERYKEAKREAKKAVAIAKDKAYEDLYRKLDSKEGANDIYRIAKARERGRRDLGNIKYIKDVAGQSIVREDLIRKRWEEYFASLFGRGRPERNGEPHEVQEFQNNCFCTRINQEEVRLALRKMGRNKAVGPDQIPIEAWKCLGGDGIPWMIIQPFSATELENIIG, from the exons ATGGATGAATGGTTAGGGGAGTTTTCAGG TGCACAAAGTAACATAGATCCTTCGCATAGTTATGGTCACTTGAGGTCATGTTCTCCTGTTTTAGGGGCGGGTAGGCCTAGAGGGGTTAGAGGAGGTTGTAGGGTAGCCACCGTTGGTAGGATTAGAGTGGGTAGTTGGAATATAGGAACCTTGACTGGTAAGAGGATTGAGCTCGTTGATACCTTTCTTAAGAGTAAGGTAGACATAGTGTGtgttcaagagactagatggaagggtgAAGAGGCGATAGAGATTCAGGACTATAAGTTGTGGTACTCGGGTTCTAGGATAGCACGAAACGGGGTAGGTATCTTTTTAGGAAAACTACATAAAGATAACGTTGTTGACGTGGGCAGgtttagcgataggattatgtcggttagttTAATTATTAAGGAGGAGACTTTCACGGTCATTAGTGCATACGCACCTCATGCGGGTTTAGGTGATGCGGAAAAGAAGAGTTTTTGGGAATTGTTAGATGAGGTGGTGAGGGGGTGCCCAGCCGACCATCGACTGATTATAGGTGGTGATCTGAATGGACATATAGGAGTGGAGGCAGAAGGTTATGAGGGAGCCCATGGTGGCTTTGAGTTTGGTCCTAGAAATGAAGAGGGGCGCTCAATTCTTGAGTTTGCCATTGCCCACGAGTTGGTGGTAGCAAACTCTTTCTTCAAGAAGAGGGATGCTCAGTTAGCCACATTCCATAGCGGGGGTCGCAGCACCCAGATTGACTTTTTGCTTCTTCGTAAAGGGGAACTTAGGACATGTAAGGACTGTAAGGTCCTTCCAGCTTTGACGTGCTCCTCCCAGCACAGATTGCTGGTCATGGACCTAGTCACTAGGGGAAGAGTTGGCAGGAGGGCTAGGGCTGTACAACCTAGAATCCTTTGGAAGAACCTCTATGGAGCGAATGCGGAGACTTTTAGAGCGATTGTTGTTAATAGATTGAGTGTAGAAGAGGATTACGTTGCCCCTACGGACGCAGACCAGATATGGAATCGCATGGCGTCCACTATCAGAGATGTGGCAAAAGAGACCTTAGGAGTGGCTATAGGGACATCGAGAGCCCATAAGAGTAGAAGAGAGTCGTGGTGGCTTAGTGACGATGTCCAATCGAAAGTCGCGTTAAAGCAGACGAGGTTTAAGGAGCTCATTACTCTTGGAGAAGGGACACCTGAAGAGAGAACTAGGGTAGAAGAAagatataaagaagctaaaagagaagctaagaaggccgTAGCAATTGCAAAAGACAAAGCATATGAAGACTTGTATAGAAAACTAGACTCTAAAGAGGGAGCTAATGACATATAtaggatagccaaagctagggagcgaGGAAGGAGGGACTTAGGTAACATCAAATATATCAAGGATGTAGCAGGGCAAAGTATAGTGAGAGAAGACcttattaggaaaagatgggaagaatATTTTGCATCCCTTTTCGGTAGGGGAAGACCAGAGCGGAACGGTGAACCCCACGAGGTTCAGGAGTTTCAAAACAACTGTTTCTGCACGAGGATTAATCAGGAGGAAGTTAGATTGgccctacgaaagatggggagaaacaaagcagtaggaccagACCAAATTCCGATTGAGGCGTGGAAGTGCCTAGGAGGTGACGGG